The following are encoded in a window of Castanea sativa cultivar Marrone di Chiusa Pesio chromosome 5, ASM4071231v1 genomic DNA:
- the LOC142635688 gene encoding uncharacterized protein LOC142635688: MTDRVDESKIDQIVTIAWALWCNRNEVKNGGKQKSGKEINTWAATYLAEYTAAVATPCVPLLMEELKSSWSPPLSPLFKVNVDGAVFSTQGAVGIGVVIRDDEGRVEVALSKRIEAPLGALEAEAKAFKAGILFAKDIGIQEFILEGDSIVIYRALCEVSSPPTAVEPLIEGMHTLCSDFSRVDFSHVRRQGNRPAHLLAKHTQNIVDFSMWIEESSYFIE, translated from the coding sequence ATGACCGATAGGGTGGATGAGTCCAAAATAGATCAGATTGTCACCATTGCGTGGGCTTTATGGTGCAATCGGAATGAGGTAAAGAATGGTGGGAAGCAAAAATCGGGGAAAGAAATAAATACCTGGGCAGCAACTTACCTGGCAGAGTATACCGCTGCAGTAGCGACACCATGCGTACCGTTACTCATGGAGGAGTTGAAGAGTTCATGGTCACCACCACTGAGTCCTCTGTTTAAGGTTAATGTCGATGGGGCGGTTTTTTCCACACAGGGGGCAGTGGGTATTGGTGTGGTTATCCGGGATGATGAAGGAAGGGTTGAGGTAGCTCTGAGCAAGAGGATCGAAGCTCCACTGGGGGCTTTAGAGGCAGAAGCAAAAGCTTTTAAGGCAGGCATCCTTTTTGCGAAGGATATTGGAATCCAAGAATTTATATTGGAAGGTGACTCGATTGTTATCTACAGGGCCCTTTGTGAAGTTTCTAGCCCCCCAACAGCTGTTGAACCTCTTATTGAAGGCATGCACACACTTTGTAGTGACTTTAGCAGAGTGGATTTTTCTCATGTACGCAGACAAGGAAATAGACCAGCCCACTTATTAGCCAAACATACTCAAAATATTGTTGACTTTAGTATGTGGATTGAAGAGAGTTCTTACTTTATTGAGTAA
- the LOC142633651 gene encoding F-box/LRR-repeat protein At4g14103-like, with protein sequence MDVSFELKNVEKIKFRKKQNAIKSRNDIDNLPDAILEHILSYLSTKDAVRTSILLKRWQYLWTSIPKLEFYEEEPDRRTMLMNFVERAIALRDSSNIKDFSLSCDVECDTHRINSWISAVVKHKVQALYLGLANFQESLELTPSLFTCESLQELTLSMFHYLKLPSIVSFLSLKKLILMEVIFPDDNSTQLLFSGCPILEELIIIDCIWNNVKAVYISPPMLRFLFISDANENKDDLNADADGQNDSNSCQVKIFGNSLESFSFTGDHLNDFCLLNSSSVVDASIEVFQRDDEDVYVDVQDAYRIFKLLDGLGNVEKLKLQVSSLEVLNYAEELFPLLPSFNNLTSLTLGSELPIEFSRLLTILRNSPCLDFLELGMGITCHGIYDSILDRVPSCLMTHLKTINIFGLSGDEKEILAIKILLKIASVLKRISISFDAFDFVSSGDIMKLKEFSAQILSFPKGSSCSIFFC encoded by the exons ATGGATGTaagttttgaattaaaaaatgtcGAGAAGATAAAGTTCAGAAAGAAACAGAATGCTATTAAGAGCAGAAACGATATTGACAACTTACCAGATGCAATTCTTGAGCACATTTTGTCATACCTATCGACCAAAGATGCTGTCAGAACAAGCATATTATTGAAAAGATGGCAATACCTATGGACATCCATCCCCAAACTTGAGTTTTATGAAGAGGAACCGGATAGGAGGACGATGCTCATGAATTTTGTGGAAAGAGCAATTGCACTTCGTGATTCCTCAAATATAAAAGATTTCTCTCTTTCATGTGATGTGGAATGTGATACACATCGCATTAATTCATGGATAAGTGCTGTTGTTAAGCATAAGGTTCAAGCGTTATATTTGGGTCTTGCAAACTTTCAGGAATCGTTAGAATTGACGCCTAGCTTATTTACATGTGAATCATTACAAGAGTTGACACTTTCCATGTTCCATTATCTCAAACTCCCTTCAATTGTCAGTTTTCTGAGTCTCAAGAAATTGATTCTTATGGAAGTTATATTTCCCGATGATAATTCAACACAACTGCTCTTCTCAGGTTGCCCAATTCTGGAGGAGTTAATTATAATTGACTGCATTTGGAATAATGTCAAGGCTGTGTATATCTCTCCTCCAATGCTTCGATTTCTATTTATTAGTGATGCAAATGAGAATAAAGATGACCTGAATGCTGATGCAGATGGTCAGAATGATTCTAACAGTTGTCAAGTTAAGATTTTTGGAAATAGTTTGGAATCTTTTTCTTTCACTGGTGACCACCTAAATGATTTCTGCTTATTAAATTCATCCTCAGTTGTTGATGCATCTATTGAAGTCTTCCAAAGAGATGATGAAGATGTCTACGTAGATGTTCAAGATGCTTATCGTATATTTAAGCTTCTAGATGGGCTCGGTAATGTAGAAAAGCTGAAACTACAGGTTAGTTCTCTTGAG GTTCTCAATTATGCAGAGGAGTTATTTCCCCTTCTTCCTAGTTTCAACAATTTGACCAGTCTCACTTTGGGCAGTGAATTACCAATAGAATTTTCTCGTCTACTGACCATACTTCGGAACTCTCCTTGTCTTGACTTTCTTGAACTAGGAATG GGGATTACATGTCATGGAATTTATGATTCGATATTGGATCGAGTGCCTTCATGTCTCATGACCCACCTCAAGACTATCAATATTTTTGGCTTATCTGGAGATGAAAAAGAGATTCTTGCCATAAAGATTTTGCTTAAAATTGCATCAGTTTTGAAGAGGATTAGCATTTCATTTGATGCATTTGATTTTGTAAGCAGTGGGGACATAATGAAGCTAAAGGAATTTTCTGCACAAATACTGTCGTTCCCCAAAGGGTCAAGTTGTTCAATATTTTTCTGCTGA